The following is a genomic window from Desulfatirhabdium butyrativorans DSM 18734.
ATGGTGAAACCGGTTTTTCTCACCCGCTTGATGGCCTCCATCAATTCTCTGGAGAGCCTGTCCGCCCGGATCGACGGTAACGAAACCGCAACGTGCCGCGGCTCACAAAAGCCCATCAACCGTTCCATCAGTGGGGAGAGTTGCGTATAGTCACCGGTGCTCAGCGACAGCAGGGAAATGTCTTCGTATCCGGTTGCATCGATGGCGCTTCTGGTTTGCTCCATCAGCGTCGATATGCTGCGCTCCCTTACCGGGCGGTAGATCATGCCCGCCTGGCAAAACCGGCATCCCCGGGTGCAGCCTCGGGAAATTTCCAGTCGAAGCCGGTCATGCACGGGTTTGCCGAAGGGTACGATGGGCGTACTGGGGAAATCCGCCTGATCGAGGTCTGCGACGACGGCCCGGCGCACCCGCGCATAGCCGGATTCCGCGGGTGTGAGCACCTGATGGCCCTGCGGCGTATAGGTCGCCTCGAACATCGAAGGCACATAGACGCCTTCGATGTATCTCCATCGCTCCAGCAGGGCTCTTTTCGGATGTTGACCGTCTGCTTTCCATCGCATCCACTCCCTGGCCAGCGCCAGGATCACTTCTTCACCGTCTCCGATCACCATGGCGTCGAAAAACCGGGCCATGGGTTCGGGGTTGACGGTGCAGGGTCCGCCTGCAATGACCAGCGGATCGGATTCCGTCCGATGTCGCGCATCGATGGGAATCCGCCCGCTTTCGAGCATGTAGAGCACATTCGTATAGGTCAGTTCGTAGAGCAGGCTGAAGCCGATGATGTCGAAGCGATGCAGGGGCCTTTTGGATTCGAGAGATACCAGCGGCAGGTTCTTTTCAGTCAGCAGCCGGTGCATATCGATTCCCGGCGCAAAAACCCGTTCTGCAGCGATATCGGGTTCCTTGTTCAGGATATGATAGAGAATCTGCATGCCGAAATGGGACATCCCGATTTCATAGAGTTCCGGAAAGGCCAGCGCAAAAAAAAGCTTGATCTCGTCCGGGTTTTTGCGGATATGATTCGGTTCGGAGCCGATGTACCGGCTGGGTTGTTCAATCGAGGATAGATCATCCCAATCGAATGATCGGAAGCTGTCCATGGGACTGGGTTGGAACATGGCGATCCTTATGCCCGAAACGGGCGAATGAAATTTCTGTGAAAAAGGGCAAGCGTTATCAAAACAGCCTGACCTCCGGCTCAGGTTGTGCCCAAAACGGGGTTTCCGTCCAGGCGCCATTTGTGTTGACGGACGGGGCTCTTCACCGATGCAAGGACAGTATAGTATACATGGAGAAATGATGAAAAGCTCTAAAATTTCGAACGTCATCCGCTTATTGGTGGCACTGATTTTTGTGGTCGGATTTGAAAATCGGGATGTCCGGGCTATGGACAATCTCCGGGAAACCCCCGTGGTCAAAGCCGTGCGCAAGGTGGGGCCTGCAGTTGTCAATGTTCGCTCGGAGCAGATTGTCCGATCAGGAGGCAATCCATTTTCCAATTTCAGGGGCAACCCGTTTTTCGAGGATTTTTTCAAAGACTTTTTCGAAAACCGGCCGCAGCCGCCTGTGGATCGAACCAGTCTGGGTTCCGGTGTCATCATTGACGGCAAACGGGGCTATATCCTGACCAATGCACATGTCATCGAGAAAGCGGGAAAAATCAAAATCGGCCTGCTCGACGATCGGGAATTCGAAGCCAAAATTGTCGGTATCGATTCGGATAGTGATTTGGCGGTGCTTCAAATCAGTTCGGCGACGGCACTGCCTTCCATCGAAATGGGCACCAGCGATGATTTGATGATCGGCGAAACCGTCATTACCATCGGAAATCCGTTCGGTTTTTCGCATACCGTCACCACGGGCGTTGTCAGCGCCGTGGGAAGAAGCATTCGAACGGATGAGCGGGTCTATCACGATTTCATCCAGACCGATGCTTCCATCAACCCGGGGAACTCCGGTGGGCCGCTGCTCAATATCAACGGCGAGCTGATCGGCATCAACACGGCGATCTATGCCAAGGCCCAGGGAATCGGTTTTGCCATTCCCATCGACAAGGCCAAGCGGATCGTTGCCGATCTCATTCGCTATGGAGAAGTGGTGCATCCCTGGGTCGGTATCCGTGTGCAGCCCATGGATGAGAAAACAGCGCAATACCTGAAAGAAACCAACTCGTCGGAAGGCCAGAAAACTGCGGGTGTGCTGGTCCGGAATGTCGAACCCGGCAGTCCGGCATTTACCGGAGGCGTTCAGGCGGGGGATATCGTTTTGGAGATCGGAAACAAAAGCGTGCGATCCATCGAAGAATATCGAGGCGCGTTGCAGGGTTTTGGCGCGGGGGATATCATCCCGATGAAACTGGGCAGAAAAGGCAAGACGATTAACCTTTCCATCCACAGCGTCGTGTTTCCGGAAAACAGGGCGCCGGAACTTGCCTGGGAGATCTTGGGCATACGGGTATCCGATGCGCTGTCCCGTAACGGCAAGCCTTTTGGCGTGCGGATTGTAGAAGTGGCGCCATCCTGTTATCTGGCGCGTATCGGCGCCGCAAAAGGGGATATCATCCGCCAGATTGACGATATCGCCATCCACGGCGTCGAGGAGTTTTATCGGGCTATCGTCAAAACCAGAAGCAAAAACGCGATCATGCTGCTGCTTCAACGGGGGGATCAGCTCTATCACCTTGCCATACAGATGGATGGAGAATGAACGGATAGACGGGCTATCCGGGAGGGGAGAAGGCAGCAACAGGGCGGCGACTCGAGTGCGCGCCTTGTTGCTGCCTTTTTACGTTGGAAGGGATACAGCCGCAGCATGGTTCAGAATGGCCAGAAATCGGCATCGTTCCATGCCGCTTCTGTCAGCGCGCGATCCATCTTACCCAGGGTTTCGTAGTGGCCTTTTTCAAACTCCGAGAGCCATTCATAGAGTTCTTTTTCATTCGGATCGGTTGCATCCAGAGAGGCTTGGCGATACATGGCGATGGCATTGGCTTCCATGGCCATGGAAGCGGAAATGGCGGCCGCCTCGAAACCTGCCGCGGCCAGGCGGATCCCGATCTCCGGCGTCAAGACTCTCGAGACGGCGATGTCTGTATTCGGATGAGGTGTTTTGCCCGGCGTAAAATGTCCTGTCGTTTGAACCGCCTGAAATTGTTCTGATAGAATTTTCTCGTGTTGGCTTTCCTCCTGGGCCATGCCTTCGAAAAATTCCCGCAGCGATGGTGTTTTCGCCTCTTGGGCCACATGGCTGTAGAACGCTTTGCCGCGGCGTTCCAGAAGAATGGCTTTTTTCAGAATACCCAAGGTTGCCTCGCTCATGTCAAATCTCCTTGTTTTGTGAGCCAATTGAAAACCGGCATATTTCATCACCCCGGTAAAATTCGGGATCCAGAGAACCTGCTGATTCCAGTCCGCATTCAAACGGGTGCCGTTGTCATCCTCGCTGCATCGCAAAACAGTCTGCCTGCAGGCGGCGTGCTGCTCCGAATAGGGGCTTTCCCTTCAGGCACTATCGTACGAAAGGTACAGTCTCATCGCAGCCGAAATTCGTAAGAAGGCACCCGGAATGCCGGGTAATAGGATTTTTTCGCTTTTGCCAGATTGGCCAACCCCATGTCGCTCTCCTTGTTGATCCAGGAAAATCCGTCGAACAGATGTTCGGCGCAATGGCGATCGAAAAATTGGTAGAGTCCCTTGTACCGGGCAAAGGCTTTTTCAAAATGCAATACGCCCATTTCCTTGGTCAGTCCGGCAGCGATACCGAGAGCGGCGACTTCCCCCTCGATTCGCAAAACCAGCCCCTTTACATCGTATCGCTGGATATGGGACAGCATGTTGATCAGCGCCTGCTTCTCACACTCGAGATCGTCACTGGTATAGGAGCGACAGTTTCGCTCTTCGCACCACAATTCCAGAAAAGCGATGGACTCGGATGTGGATACCGTTTCAACCGGCTCGATGGCGATTTTCCCGGTTTGCACATAGGCTTTCTGAAACTGTGCGATCAGGTTGCGCTTCTTGGCGTATTTCCGGCCTTTCAGAAAAGCCAGATCGTCTCGCGCATAGACATAATCTTCGTATTCCGGTTGTGGGATAACGTCGAAGTTTTTTTCACAAACGGTTTTTCCGTGCCGTTCGATGTAATTCTCCGGAACGAACCAGAAGCCTGGATAACCGGTTTCAGAAGCCAGTTCCCGAAGCGCATCCGGAGTCAGCTCCCGATCCAGGCAAATCGGCAGGATGAGATGATTCTTGGATGGGTCCTTGGTGAATTCCGCGGAAACGATCAGCATGTCATCGATGACGGCTGCACAGGGATGATAGGCCGCTGTTGTCCAGGACAGCAGGGAAGGCAGCGAGTAAATACACAGATCGTAGGGCTGGCGGCGAAAAAAAAGCACAAGTCGGTCGTAATCTTCCGGGAAAATGGGTGAAAAAGGGATCATGGCAAAATCATGGCAACCGCCTTCATGGGGTTGAAACCAAGCTTTCTGTAAAAGGAATAGGTGTGGTTCTGGGAAATGAGGCCGATCCAGGAAATGCCGCTTTGTCGCAGCGTATCGATCAGGAAGGAAACGATGGTGTTTCCGATGCCGCATTTTCGATATGCGGCATCGACGGCCACATCCTGGATGTAGGCATCACTTGTGCGATCGCTGATGGCTCTGCCCATTCCGAGCACCTGCTGATTTTCGGACAGAGCAACGGCAAAAACATGGCTGTTGGCAATCAGTCGGATGAGGCTGTCCCGATTGTCCTGCGGTTCCTTCCACCAGTTCTCCGCCCGATACAATTGGATGATCTGATCCAGAATGCGCTCGTTGCTTTCCGTATGACAAGCTTCATTTGAAATATCGATCAAGTGCCATTTCATATCGGTATCGGCCGAAAATGCATGAGCTGCACCAATGGGTATTTCATGCGGCAGCGGGCCGCTGCGCTGCTGGAAAGAAGGTGACGCGGTTTCTGCCGTTGTCCTTGCTTTGGTACAATGCCTGGTCCGCCCGATGGATGAGCTGGTTTTCGGTTTCGCCTGGATCGTAGTCTCCGATACCGATGCTCAACGTCAATGGAGCACTTGTGCCATCTTCGAATACCACTGGTGACTGTTCTATCCTGGTGCGGAGCCGTTCGGCGGCGATGAGGGCTTCTTCTCCGGTTGTGACCGGTAGAATGACGGCAAATTCCTCTCCGCCGTAACGGTATGCGGAGTCCATGGCACGCAGGCTCATCTGGATGAGTCTGCCGACGTGAGCCAGGGCGGCATCGCCCTGAAGGTGCCCAAAACGATCATTGAACGACTTGAACCAATCGATATCGACCATCAGCAAACTCAAGGGATGACGATACCTGCAGGCCCGCTCGATTTCGATCTTGATTTGGCGGTGGAAATGCCGGGAATTGTACAGTTGGGTCAGATCATCGGTGATCGAGAGCACTTTCAGGCGTTCCAGCATTTCATTCCGCTCCCGCCTCAGTATGCGCTCGTTGGCCAGCCTCCGGATGCGCAGCAGCAATTCCGGGTATCGAATCGGTTTGGTGATGAAATCGCTGGCCCCTTTCGATATGACGAATTCATACGTATAATCGGCACTGTACATGGTCATGGCCATCACATCCACATCGAACTGTTTCTTGATTCGATCGATCAGCTCGATCCCATCGGCGTTTTGCATCTGCAGGTTCACGAGCACAATATCGATGGGCTGGGATTTCAGTGTTTGCTGGGTCCGATCGGCATTTTCCGCGGCCAGGCAGGCATATCCGGAAATACGGAAAAATTCGGTCATCTGCTGCCGCACGGTATAGTCATCGTCGACGACCAGTATCGAAAGTACATTCATAAGTATGGTTCACCCTGTTGGGATGGGCATATGATGGCGATGTTGACATCAAGAAAGTCCATCTGCTAAAACGATAACGTATAAAAACTAATCAAAAACACCGCAGGTGTCAAATCATCTTTGACGATATCGCAGAAAGCGGGACGTCAATGGCATTGAGCGGGGCGTTTTGGATCGGAGTGCCATCGGTTCCGGATGGTTTTTTCTGCAACTGCATGAAATGATGGGCGGGCAGACCACGATTGGCGGCTGCTTGCCCGTCGTTTTTCATAGGACCGGAAGGGGTTCATGACAGATCGTATTTCCAGCATACGCAATTTCAGCATCATTGCCCATATCGATCACGGGAAATCGACGCTGTCCGATCGACTGATTCAGGCTGCGGGGATCATTTCCGATCGGGATTTCAAGGAACAAATCCTCGATTCCATGGATATTGAACGGGAACGGGGCATTACGATCAAAAGCCAGACGGTGTGCCTGCCATACAAGGCCAGAAACGGGCAATCCTATACGCTGAACTTGATCGATACGCCGGGCCATGTGGATTTTACCTATGAGGTGTCTCGAGCGCTCGCTTCCTGTGAAGGTGCGCTGCTGCTGATCGACGCCAGCCAGGGGGTCGAGGCGCAGACGCTGGCGAACATGTATCTGGCGCTGGAGCACAACCTCGAAATCGTTCCGGTCATCAACAAGATCGATCTGCCATCCGCAGACATCGAGCGGGTGAAGAAGCAAATCGAGGAAGACCTCGGTCTCGATCCGGAAACAGCCGTGCTGGCTTCCGCCAAGGAAGGTATCGGCATCGAAGCCGTTTTCGAGAGTATCGTCACCCGGCTTCCCGCGCCTGCCGGCGATACCGATGCCCCATTGCAGGCATTGATTTTCGACAGCCATTACGATCCATTCCGCGGAACGATCGTTCATTTCCGGGTTTTTCAAGGGTCGATCGGTGTGGGGGACACCGTTCGGTTCATGTGGAACAATTCATCCTATAAGGTTGAAGAAGTGGGGATCTTTCAAATCAAGCGCATTCCCAAAAATCGGCTTCTCGCAGGGGAGGTCGGCTATCTGATCGCCGGTATCAAGACCGTTCGGGATACGCGCTGCGGGGACACAATCACCCATGTGGATCGGCCTTGCCAAAACGCCATGCCCGGTTTCAAGCTGGCCAAACCGGTCGTTTTTTCTTCCATTTACCCGGTCGCATCGGATGATTACCCCCAGCTTGCCGAGGCCATCGACAAACTTCACCTCAACGATGCATCTCTGGTGTATGAAAAGGATTCCTCCGCCGCGCTGGGTTTCGGCTTCCGTTGCGGCTTTCTGGGGCTGCTTCATCTGGAAGTGGTGCAGGAGCGGCTCGAGCGGGAATATGACCTGAGTCTCATCCTGACCGCGCCATCGGTTCAGTACCAGGTCGAGATGATGGACGGAAATATCGTCATCATCGATAACCCGGCGCTCTATCCCGATCCTTCACAGATCGCCTCCACCAAGGAGCCCTTCATCAAGGCGTCCATCATTGTGCCGGATCGGTACATGGGCCAGGTGATGAAGCTTTGCCTGGATCGCCGGGGAATCAGCAAGAATTACCAATACCTGACGAGTAACCGGCTGGAAATGGTGTTTGAATTGCCGCTGGCTGAAGTGGTGTACGACTTCTATGACAAGCTCAAATCCGTTACCCAGGGGTACGGCTCATTTGATTATGAAATCCTCGAGTTCCGGGAAACGCAGCTCGTCAAGCTCGATATCCTGATCAACGGCGAGCGGGTGGACGCTCTGAGTCAGCTTGTGCACAAGGAAAGAGCCTACGAGAGGGCAAGAACCGCCTGTGAAAAGCTCAAGGAAGAAATTCCGAGACAGATGTTCAAAATCGCCATTCAGGGGGCCATTGGTGGCACCATCATCGCCCGC
Proteins encoded in this region:
- a CDS encoding GNAT family N-acetyltransferase, which gives rise to MKWHLIDISNEACHTESNERILDQIIQLYRAENWWKEPQDNRDSLIRLIANSHVFAVALSENQQVLGMGRAISDRTSDAYIQDVAVDAAYRKCGIGNTIVSFLIDTLRQSGISWIGLISQNHTYSFYRKLGFNPMKAVAMILP
- a CDS encoding DUF2156 domain-containing protein, producing MIPFSPIFPEDYDRLVLFFRRQPYDLCIYSLPSLLSWTTAAYHPCAAVIDDMLIVSAEFTKDPSKNHLILPICLDRELTPDALRELASETGYPGFWFVPENYIERHGKTVCEKNFDVIPQPEYEDYVYARDDLAFLKGRKYAKKRNLIAQFQKAYVQTGKIAIEPVETVSTSESIAFLELWCEERNCRSYTSDDLECEKQALINMLSHIQRYDVKGLVLRIEGEVAALGIAAGLTKEMGVLHFEKAFARYKGLYQFFDRHCAEHLFDGFSWINKESDMGLANLAKAKKSYYPAFRVPSYEFRLR
- the lepA gene encoding translation elongation factor 4, producing the protein MTDRISSIRNFSIIAHIDHGKSTLSDRLIQAAGIISDRDFKEQILDSMDIERERGITIKSQTVCLPYKARNGQSYTLNLIDTPGHVDFTYEVSRALASCEGALLLIDASQGVEAQTLANMYLALEHNLEIVPVINKIDLPSADIERVKKQIEEDLGLDPETAVLASAKEGIGIEAVFESIVTRLPAPAGDTDAPLQALIFDSHYDPFRGTIVHFRVFQGSIGVGDTVRFMWNNSSYKVEEVGIFQIKRIPKNRLLAGEVGYLIAGIKTVRDTRCGDTITHVDRPCQNAMPGFKLAKPVVFSSIYPVASDDYPQLAEAIDKLHLNDASLVYEKDSSAALGFGFRCGFLGLLHLEVVQERLEREYDLSLILTAPSVQYQVEMMDGNIVIIDNPALYPDPSQIASTKEPFIKASIIVPDRYMGQVMKLCLDRRGISKNYQYLTSNRLEMVFELPLAEVVYDFYDKLKSVTQGYGSFDYEILEFRETQLVKLDILINGERVDALSQLVHKERAYERARTACEKLKEEIPRQMFKIAIQGAIGGTIIARSTVSPFRKDVTAKCYGGDITRKRKLLEKQKKGKKRMKMVGQVEIPQSAFLAVLKTDSE
- a CDS encoding trypsin-like peptidase domain-containing protein, whose protein sequence is MKSSKISNVIRLLVALIFVVGFENRDVRAMDNLRETPVVKAVRKVGPAVVNVRSEQIVRSGGNPFSNFRGNPFFEDFFKDFFENRPQPPVDRTSLGSGVIIDGKRGYILTNAHVIEKAGKIKIGLLDDREFEAKIVGIDSDSDLAVLQISSATALPSIEMGTSDDLMIGETVITIGNPFGFSHTVTTGVVSAVGRSIRTDERVYHDFIQTDASINPGNSGGPLLNINGELIGINTAIYAKAQGIGFAIPIDKAKRIVADLIRYGEVVHPWVGIRVQPMDEKTAQYLKETNSSEGQKTAGVLVRNVEPGSPAFTGGVQAGDIVLEIGNKSVRSIEEYRGALQGFGAGDIIPMKLGRKGKTINLSIHSVVFPENRAPELAWEILGIRVSDALSRNGKPFGVRIVEVAPSCYLARIGAAKGDIIRQIDDIAIHGVEEFYRAIVKTRSKNAIMLLLQRGDQLYHLAIQMDGE
- a CDS encoding GGDEF domain-containing response regulator, producing MNVLSILVVDDDYTVRQQMTEFFRISGYACLAAENADRTQQTLKSQPIDIVLVNLQMQNADGIELIDRIKKQFDVDVMAMTMYSADYTYEFVISKGASDFITKPIRYPELLLRIRRLANERILRRERNEMLERLKVLSITDDLTQLYNSRHFHRQIKIEIERACRYRHPLSLLMVDIDWFKSFNDRFGHLQGDAALAHVGRLIQMSLRAMDSAYRYGGEEFAVILPVTTGEEALIAAERLRTRIEQSPVVFEDGTSAPLTLSIGIGDYDPGETENQLIHRADQALYQSKDNGRNRVTFFPAAQRPAAA
- a CDS encoding ferritin-like domain-containing protein yields the protein MSEATLGILKKAILLERRGKAFYSHVAQEAKTPSLREFFEGMAQEESQHEKILSEQFQAVQTTGHFTPGKTPHPNTDIAVSRVLTPEIGIRLAAAGFEAAAISASMAMEANAIAMYRQASLDATDPNEKELYEWLSEFEKGHYETLGKMDRALTEAAWNDADFWPF